Proteins from one Prauserella marina genomic window:
- a CDS encoding GntR family transcriptional regulator produces the protein MTEPQYRQIAEKLRADIRAGKWAPGQRLPSHAELAALYNVSVTTTRGAVSELAKENLVFTATSRGTIVRNRQILDHVVTDSIRPDRPRRSSADVFVETAERAGRQAEKKFEMQIVPATPEVAGWLGIEPNSWVVARSLIQSLDGEPWSWEISHFPRDLAEATGIDSPQDIPGGTMQRLRERGYQETSFVHLEHARPASREEAERLAVPIGTWITDFVRIASTGERITRATRRRFAADRNRIIHELGDEQGLALIRNALNSANDSARAH, from the coding sequence GTGACCGAACCGCAGTACCGGCAGATCGCCGAGAAGCTGCGCGCCGACATCCGCGCTGGCAAGTGGGCGCCTGGTCAGCGGCTGCCTAGCCACGCCGAGCTCGCGGCGCTTTACAACGTGTCCGTCACTACGACCCGCGGCGCCGTTAGCGAGCTGGCGAAGGAGAACTTGGTGTTCACGGCGACGAGCCGGGGCACGATCGTCCGCAACCGTCAGATCCTCGACCACGTCGTGACAGATTCGATCCGCCCTGATCGCCCGCGGCGTTCCAGCGCGGACGTGTTCGTGGAGACGGCTGAGCGTGCCGGCCGCCAGGCTGAGAAGAAGTTCGAGATGCAGATCGTGCCAGCCACCCCGGAGGTCGCCGGCTGGCTCGGTATCGAGCCGAACTCGTGGGTGGTGGCACGCAGTCTCATCCAGTCCCTCGACGGCGAGCCCTGGTCCTGGGAGATCAGCCACTTCCCGAGGGATCTAGCGGAGGCCACCGGGATCGACTCCCCGCAGGACATTCCCGGTGGCACGATGCAGCGACTCAGGGAGCGCGGCTATCAGGAGACCTCGTTCGTGCACCTGGAGCACGCCCGGCCTGCCTCCAGGGAGGAAGCTGAGCGTCTGGCTGTCCCCATCGGGACCTGGATCACCGACTTCGTGCGGATCGCCAGCACCGGTGAGCGGATCACACGGGCCACGCGCCGGCGGTTCGCCGCCGACCGGAACCGAATCATTCACGAACTCGGCGACGAACAGGGGCTCGCACTCATCCGCAACGCTCTGAACAGCGCGAACGACTCGGCGCGTGCCCATTGA
- a CDS encoding GNAT family N-acetyltransferase encodes MTIRPATPDEVPLIVRWRQEAADWLATKGTDQWSDAGLSVEAFVDRVRQSIAAGETWIADVDGVPAATIAIDEWANPGLWTASELHESVMVHRMITDPAFRGRGLGKVLLDHADSIAQQRSKRYVRLDAWTTNTDLHDYYEHLGFRPVRIVPEFRTRSAALFERPVHAEVPAGGTDGEA; translated from the coding sequence GTGACGATCCGCCCCGCCACGCCGGACGAGGTGCCGCTCATCGTGCGATGGCGGCAAGAGGCCGCGGACTGGCTGGCGACCAAGGGAACTGACCAATGGTCGGACGCCGGCCTGTCGGTGGAAGCGTTCGTCGACCGCGTGCGGCAGTCGATCGCCGCGGGCGAGACCTGGATCGCCGACGTCGACGGCGTCCCGGCCGCAACGATCGCCATCGACGAGTGGGCCAATCCGGGTCTGTGGACCGCCTCTGAACTGCACGAATCCGTCATGGTGCACCGCATGATCACCGATCCGGCGTTCCGGGGACGCGGCCTGGGCAAGGTGTTGCTCGACCACGCCGATAGCATCGCCCAGCAACGCAGCAAGCGCTACGTGCGGCTGGATGCCTGGACCACGAACACCGATCTGCACGACTACTACGAGCACCTGGGGTTCCGCCCGGTGCGGATCGTGCCGGAGTTCAGGACTCGCTCGGCCGCCCTATTCGAGCGCCCGGTGCACGCCGAAGTGCCCGCTGGCGGTACGGACGGCGAAGCGTAG